ATCCATACCTGATAACTACAGCTCCCTGCCCCTGCCAGCACTAACTTTCTTGCAGCCTATATTTCCCTTAAGGAGTGATGGGTCATGATTCAAGGACAAAATATTCTGTGGGTCCTTTCctggaggagacagagaaggctCCTTGCCCAGTCTCCAAAGGGTAACCAGCCGGTTCTGGGGACAGGGATGGCAGTAATGTTTCACCTACCTGGGGCATAGCTCAGCACCCTCACACTAGGTTCCTCTGCGGCCAGAACCTGGAACATCATGTTACGGGCAGCCTTCCCCGCACAGTACTGTGCCCAGCCCTTGAAGGGCTGCAGAGCACAGAGGGACGAGATATTAACCACAGTCCTACGGAGGCCAGGACTGTCCGGGAAGGCCTTCAGGATGCTGGAAGTCAGGCAGAGCATGGAGGTCAAGTTCAGAGCCCAGTAGTTGTTCACTTCAGCTGGGTCAGCCAGGTCTACGAAGCGTTTGGACACATCTCCAAGACTGCCTGAAAAAACAGACCTTAGGAATCACCCAGTGCAGGCGgggttttctcttctcccagCCCTCTTCAAACTCATCCAGACACCTCCTTCCCATCCACACCTAAAGGAGGAGTCTCCCTAGTGCTTCTGAAGACGCctctctcttcccagctctgcagACAGGCATACCTGGTGAACCCACTCACCTGAAGCTTCAAAGTGAGAAAGCGCATGCCCTTCTCTGGGGCTGGGGTTCGGGGGAACTCTGGGGGCCATTTGGAGAAGTGGGAGACTTCTGCTGGGAGACCCCATGCCCTAACTCACGCCTCCGCCAGAGAGCGCTGAGCAAGACGATCAGAAAAGTTCTTGGCGttgaaaggggaaggggggaagaagGGGGAGAGAACGAGCGCCAGACAGCACCAGGTCTCCCTCCACACCCCGCTGAAACTAGGGCTCTCAGGCGTCTTTTCAGACTTCTAGGAGTCACCTTTAAAGTTCTAAGAGGCGGGGAAGGTGAAAGGGAGGGAAAACATAACTGGACGCTAAGCAGTATTCCAAGCGCTCACACGCCGGCGGGCGTCTTACCGGCATTGTTGATAAGCAGCACTCGCTGCAGGCCTTCGGGCCTGGGGAGCTCGCGCAGGGCACCGAGCAGCTGCTGCAAGCCGGCCTCGGTGCTCAGGTCGGCGGTCACCCGCACGAGGCGCAGGCCGGGCCGCTCGGCGCCCAGCTCGGCCTCCAGCTGCCGCAGCGCCTCGTCACTGCGGGCGCTTAGGACCAGCACGGAGCCGGGCGACAGCAGCGGGGCCAGGAGCTGGGCCAGCGTCCGTCCGAAGCCGCGGGAAGCCCCGGTCAGCACGCACAAGGCGCGCCCCAGGCCGCCCACCTCGCCGACGCAGCCCTCCATGCCTCCTACCTCGGCAATCTGGAGCCGCTTCCCAAGACCcggcagggggcggggtggggcggccgcggtgggaggggccgcggtgggaGTAGGAGGAGGCCCCGCCCGGTGCGGGCGGGAACCTAAGGCTTCGGGCAGAGACCAGCCGCCCCTACTTTTCTTTGCAGTTGGCGGTGGAAGTGGAGGTGTCTGCAATCTCCGAGAGAGCGCCAAGGCACTAAACCGGAAGGGCGGGAGGCGCGGCCCCCACCGGAAATCCTACCCCAGTGCGGAGCGCGGGCCTCATCCTTTACCCTGCTAGTCCGTTCAGTCCCCCGCAGGGATGCATTCTCCTCCGAAGTCCAGACCCAACTTCCTTGCATAAGTGACTTCTTCCAGGTCAGGCCATCTTGCTCCTTGCTGGGCATCCCTGCACGTGGCACATGCCAGTTTAGGGACTGGGGTCCCTACTGGGCTGGGGGAACTCACTGCCCCCGGAGCGACCTTTGGGAGAACACAGTCTCCCCTCCGTCAGATGTAAGAACCTCTTCTCCCTACTTGGCTCTGTGCTCGCACTGATTCCCCTGCCTCTCTGAGATTTCTCACTCCTTCTGTCCCTAAAGGTCTGTATTCCCAGGGATCCTGCACCCACTCATGCTACACTCTTCCTAGTAGGCAATTCCATCTACTCCCACATTCAAATTTTCGCAAATGATCATCTAAGTCTGTACGTCCAGGCCTGTGCTTCAGAAAACGCACATTTCCAGCTTTTTtcaaggagagagggaagatggGAAAGTTGGCAGACAGCCCCAGATCTCCTTAAAAAAGGAGTCTCTTAAGAGATTAGCAAGGGCAGCAAGCAACCTCCATAGCGCAGCCCAAGTCCTCCCAGTGCTGTTCCCTGTCCTGGGGACAGACCGCAAAATTGCCTTTCAAGGCTCCTAGCAAAATGCATTTTGCTCCCTTGTTCTTCGGGCTGTCATTGTAAACACCAGAACAATTTGGGGGAAGCTCTTCACTTTCCACTTAGGGGCCTGTACCACAAACTTTTTGTAAAATGTACAGCCCAGACTGTACATCACTGTGGAACAAATTCTAAGAACAAATGAAACTGCAAAATTTAGTAGATTATTTGTTAACATAGCATAGCAttattctgaaactattttatgtaaaatacGACAAAGAAAACAAGTAATTATGCTAACTGATGTTAGGAGCCAAGATTTTCAGTGTTAGAGAAAAGAGACCAAGAATGAATTCAGGGAAGTTAAGGGAACAATCTCTAAGTTGTTTGAATTGGAAGCCAGAAAATTGTAGAATTTACTGCAattacttttaccattttctcTCCTGATGTGTTGGTTCTCCAATACCTACtgtaacagagaaaaacaaacctgactccatattgaatcttcctttagctctaacttttgtcttctgtttgttgcctgtgcttttgtcatgctggctctgcaccttttgtaaaagaatgtcgCCTATAGCCTGAAACATACAGGATTGCCCATTCTCAAGACTCTGACCTTTAAAGCTATATCACTCTTattcatatagaaataaaaagttgcagaacagagaagaacatttgtcttgttggaggtttatagaaACATTTAGACCAGACCTACTGGACACCTACAAGGACAAAGGATtccagcaccaagaagtttgcaacaaccagccacacccctcgccccttttagtataaatgaaacctgaattctaactctggtaagatggttctttgggacactagtccaccatcttctcagtctgctgccttttttctttttaatttatttttatttattatttttggccttgttgggtcttcgttgctgcacgtgggctttctctagttgtggcgagtgggggctactcttcgttgcagtgcgtgggcttc
This genomic stretch from Balaenoptera acutorostrata chromosome 12, mBalAcu1.1, whole genome shotgun sequence harbors:
- the SPR gene encoding sepiapterin reductase encodes the protein MEGCVGEVGGLGRALCVLTGASRGFGRTLAQLLAPLLSPGSVLVLSARSDEALRQLEAELGAERPGLRLVRVTADLSTEAGLQQLLGALRELPRPEGLQRVLLINNAGSLGDVSKRFVDLADPAEVNNYWALNLTSMLCLTSSILKAFPDSPGLRRTVVNISSLCALQPFKGWAQYCAGKAARNMMFQVLAAEEPSVRVLSYAPGPLDTDMQQLARETSVDPDVRKRLQELKTKGELVDCRISAQKLLNLLQKDKFKSGAHVDFYNE